The Rhinolophus ferrumequinum isolate MPI-CBG mRhiFer1 chromosome 6, mRhiFer1_v1.p, whole genome shotgun sequence genome has a window encoding:
- the LOC117023401 gene encoding histone-lysine N-methyltransferase SETMAR: MEIMLDKKQIRAIFLFEFKMGRRAAETTRNINNAFGPGTANERTVQWWFKKFCRGDENLEDEERRGRPSEVDNDQLRAIIEADPLTTTREVAEELNVNHSTVVRHLKQIGKVKKLDKWVPHELTENQKNRRFEVSSSLILRNNSEPFLDRIVTCDEKWILYDNRRRPAQWLDREEAPKHFPKPNLHQKKVMVTVWWSAAGLIHYSFLNPSETITSEKYAQQIDEMHQKLQCLQLVNRKGPILLHDSARPHVAQPMLQKLNELGYEVLPHPPYSPDLSPTDYHFFKHLDNFLQGKCFHNQQDAENAFQAFIKSRSTDFYATGINKLTSRWQKCVDCNGSYFD, from the coding sequence atggaaattatgttagacaaaaagcaaattcgaGCGATTTTCTTATTCGAGTTCAAAATGGGTCGTAGAGCAGCGGAGACAACTCGAAACATCAACAAcgcatttggcccaggaactgctaacgaacgtacagtgcagtggtggttcaagaagttttgcagAGGAGACGAGAACCTTGAAGATGAAGAGCGTAGGGGCCGGCCATCGGAAGTTGACAATGACCAGTTGAGAGCAATCATcgaagctgatcctcttacaactacacGAGAAGTTGCTGAAGAACTCAACGTCAACCATTCCACAGTCGTTcggcatttgaagcaaattggaaaggtgaaaaagctcgaTAAGTGGGTGCCTCATGAGCTGACCGAAAATCAAAAAAATCGTCGTTTTGAAGTGTCGTCTTCTCTTATTCTACGCAACAACAGTGAACCATTTCTCGATCGGATTGTGACATGCGACGAAAAGTGGATTTTATACGACAACCGGCGACGaccagctcagtggttggaccgagaagaagctccaaagcacttcccaaagccaaacttgcaccaaaaaaaggtcatggtcactgtttggtggtctgctgccggtctgatccactacagctttctgaatcccagCGAAACtattacatctgagaagtatgctcagcaaaTCGATGAGATGCACCAAAAACTGCAGTGCCTGCAGCtggtcaacagaaagggcccaattcTTCTCCATGACAGTGCCCGACCACATGTTGCACAACCAATGCTTCAGAAGTTGAACGAATTGGGCTACGAGGTTTTGCCTCATCCgccatattcacctgacctctcGCCAACCGactaccacttcttcaagcatctcgacaactttttgcagggaaaatgcttccataaccagcaggatgcagaaaatgcgTTCCAAGCGTTCATCAAATCCCGAAGCACGGATTTTTAcgctacaggaataaacaaacttacTTCtcgttggcaaaaatgtgttgattgtaatggttcctattttgattaa